A window from Bos indicus isolate NIAB-ARS_2022 breed Sahiwal x Tharparkar chromosome 1, NIAB-ARS_B.indTharparkar_mat_pri_1.0, whole genome shotgun sequence encodes these proteins:
- the NRROS gene encoding transforming growth factor beta activator LRRC33 isoform X1, which translates to MELLPLWLCLGFHFLTVEWRHRSGMVTAASQGGCELLDGVADCRGRNLASVPSDLPPSSRTLLLDANPLRTLGNNSLQRYPFLESLSLHDCYLERIGHVAFQEQGRLRSLALPDNALSESYKETAAALHGLRGLRMLDLSGNSLTEDMAALMLQNLSSLESVSLARNIIMRLDESVFEGLGHLRELDLQRNYIFEIEGGAFDGLTQLRHLNLAYNNLPCLVDFSLTQLRSLNVSYNVLEWFLASGGEAAFELETLDLSHNQLLFFPLLPQCSKLHTLLLRDNNMGFYRDLYNTSSPQEMVAQFLLVDGNVTNITTVNLWEEFASSDLSSLRFLDMSQNQFQYLPDGFLKKMPSLSHLNLKQNCLVTLHIREHEPPGALVELDLSQNQLSELHLAPGLPGCLRSLQSFNLSSNQLLGVPAGLFANARNLATVDMSHNQISLCPLPASLDPGGTPGCVDFRNVASLQSLSLEDCGLEALQDCSFQGTALTHLDLSGNWGVLNGSIAPLWDVAPTLQVLSLRNVGLTSSFTELDFSAFENLRSLDLSGNALTSFPRFGGSLALQTLDLRRNLLTALPQRAVSEQLAGSLRTIYLSQNPYDCCGVEDWGALQRLHIVADLAMVTCNLSSKVIRLTELPAGVPQVCKWERVDMGLLYLVLILPSCLTLLVACTITFLTFRKPLLQVIKSRCHWSSIY; encoded by the coding sequence CTGGATGGAGTGGCTGACTGTCGAGGGCGGAACCTAGCTTCAGTGCCCAGCGATCTCCCGCCCTCCTCCCGGACGCTCCTCCTGGATGCCAACCCTCTCAGGACCCTGGGGAACAACTCGCTGCAGCGTTACCCTTTCCTGGAGAGCCTCAGTCTGCACGACTGCTACCTGGAGCGCATCGGCCACGTCGCCTTTCAGGAGCAGGGCCGCCTGCGCAGCCTGGCGCTGCCTGACAACGCCCTCTCCGAGAGCTACAAGGAGACGGCAGCCGCCCTCCACGGCCTGCGCGGTCTGCGCATGCTGGACTTGTCAGGGAACTCCCTGACGGAAGACATGGCGGCTCTCATGCTCCAGAACCTGTCTTCACTGGAGTCCGTGTCCCTGGCGAGGAACATCATCATGAGGCTCGATGAGTCCGTCTTTGAGGGCCTGGGCCACCTCAGGGAGCTGGATTTGCAGAGAAACTACATCTTTGAGATTGAGGGTGGTGCGTTTGATGGCCTGACACAACTGAGACACCTCAACCTGGCCTATAACAACCTCCCATGCCTTGTGGATTTCAGCCTCACCCAGCTGCGGTCCCTCAATGTCAGCTACAACGTCCTGGAGTGGTTCCTAGCGTCTGGGGGAGAGGCCGCCTTTGAACTGGAGACCCTGGACCTCTCTCACAATCAGCTGCTGTTCTTCCCCCTCCTGCCCCAGTGCAGCAAGCTGCACACGCTGCTGCTGCGGGACAACAACATGGGCTTCTACAGGGACCTGTACAACACCTCCTCACCACAGGAGATGGTGGCCCAGTTCCTCCTGGTGGATGGCAACGTGACCAACATCACCACCGTCAACCTCTGGGAGGAGTTCGCGTCCAGCGACCTCTCCAGTCTCCGCTTCCTGGATATGAGCCAGAACCAGTTCCAGTACCTGCCAGAtggcttccttaaaaaaatgcCTTCCCTTTCCCACTTGAACCTCAAGCAGAACTGCCTGGTGACGCTCCACATCCGGGAGCATGAACCGCCAGGGGCGCTTGTGGAGTTGGACCTGAGTCAGAACCAGCTTTCAGAGCTGCACTTGGCTCCCGGGCTCCCTGGCTGCCTGAGGAGCCTCCAGTCCTTCAACCTGAGCTCCAACCAGCTCCTGGGTGTCCCCGCTGGCCTTTTTGCCAATGCCAGGAACCTCGCTACAGTTGACATGAGCCATAATCAGATCTCACTTTGTCCCCTGCCTGCAAGCTTGGACCCCGGGGGCACCCCTGGCTGTGTGGATTTCAGAAATGTGGCATCTTTGCAGAGCCTGTCCCTGGAGGACTGTGGGCTGGAGGCACTACAAGACTGCTCGTTTCAGGGCACCGCTCTCACCCACTTAGACCTGTCTGGAAACTGGGGGGTTCTGAATGGAAGCATTGCCCCTCTCTGGGATGTTGCCCCCACATTACAGGTCCTGTCTCTCAGGAACGTGGGCCTCACTTCCAGCTTCACAGAGTTGGACTTCTCTGCGTTTGAGAATCTGAGGAGCTTGGACCTGTCAGGAAATGCCTTGACCAGTTTCCCAAGGTTCGGGGGCAGCCTGGCCCTGCAGACCCTGGATCTCCGCAGAAACTTGCTCACGGCCCTTCCTCAGAGGGCGGTGTCTGAGCAGCTCGCAGGAAGCCTGCGGACCATCTACCTCAGTCAGAATCCATATGACTGCTGTGGGGTGGAGGACTGGGGGGCCCTGCAGCGCCTGCACATTGTTGCCGACTTGGCCATGGTCACTTGCAACCTCTCCTCCAAGGTCATTCGCCTGACGGAGCTGCCCGCAGGCGTTCCTCAGGTTTGTAAGTGGGAGCGGGTGGACATGGGCCTGCTGTACCTCGTGCTTATCCTTCCCAGCTGCCTCACCCTGCTGGTGGCCTGCACCATCACCTTCCTCACGTTCAGGAAGCCTCTGCTGCAGGTCATCAAGAGCCGCTGCCACTGGTCCTCCATATACTGA
- the NRROS gene encoding transforming growth factor beta activator LRRC33 isoform X2 — protein sequence MLDLSGNSLTEDMAALMLQNLSSLESVSLARNIIMRLDESVFEGLGHLRELDLQRNYIFEIEGGAFDGLTQLRHLNLAYNNLPCLVDFSLTQLRSLNVSYNVLEWFLASGGEAAFELETLDLSHNQLLFFPLLPQCSKLHTLLLRDNNMGFYRDLYNTSSPQEMVAQFLLVDGNVTNITTVNLWEEFASSDLSSLRFLDMSQNQFQYLPDGFLKKMPSLSHLNLKQNCLVTLHIREHEPPGALVELDLSQNQLSELHLAPGLPGCLRSLQSFNLSSNQLLGVPAGLFANARNLATVDMSHNQISLCPLPASLDPGGTPGCVDFRNVASLQSLSLEDCGLEALQDCSFQGTALTHLDLSGNWGVLNGSIAPLWDVAPTLQVLSLRNVGLTSSFTELDFSAFENLRSLDLSGNALTSFPRFGGSLALQTLDLRRNLLTALPQRAVSEQLAGSLRTIYLSQNPYDCCGVEDWGALQRLHIVADLAMVTCNLSSKVIRLTELPAGVPQVCKWERVDMGLLYLVLILPSCLTLLVACTITFLTFRKPLLQVIKSRCHWSSIY from the coding sequence ATGCTGGACTTGTCAGGGAACTCCCTGACGGAAGACATGGCGGCTCTCATGCTCCAGAACCTGTCTTCACTGGAGTCCGTGTCCCTGGCGAGGAACATCATCATGAGGCTCGATGAGTCCGTCTTTGAGGGCCTGGGCCACCTCAGGGAGCTGGATTTGCAGAGAAACTACATCTTTGAGATTGAGGGTGGTGCGTTTGATGGCCTGACACAACTGAGACACCTCAACCTGGCCTATAACAACCTCCCATGCCTTGTGGATTTCAGCCTCACCCAGCTGCGGTCCCTCAATGTCAGCTACAACGTCCTGGAGTGGTTCCTAGCGTCTGGGGGAGAGGCCGCCTTTGAACTGGAGACCCTGGACCTCTCTCACAATCAGCTGCTGTTCTTCCCCCTCCTGCCCCAGTGCAGCAAGCTGCACACGCTGCTGCTGCGGGACAACAACATGGGCTTCTACAGGGACCTGTACAACACCTCCTCACCACAGGAGATGGTGGCCCAGTTCCTCCTGGTGGATGGCAACGTGACCAACATCACCACCGTCAACCTCTGGGAGGAGTTCGCGTCCAGCGACCTCTCCAGTCTCCGCTTCCTGGATATGAGCCAGAACCAGTTCCAGTACCTGCCAGAtggcttccttaaaaaaatgcCTTCCCTTTCCCACTTGAACCTCAAGCAGAACTGCCTGGTGACGCTCCACATCCGGGAGCATGAACCGCCAGGGGCGCTTGTGGAGTTGGACCTGAGTCAGAACCAGCTTTCAGAGCTGCACTTGGCTCCCGGGCTCCCTGGCTGCCTGAGGAGCCTCCAGTCCTTCAACCTGAGCTCCAACCAGCTCCTGGGTGTCCCCGCTGGCCTTTTTGCCAATGCCAGGAACCTCGCTACAGTTGACATGAGCCATAATCAGATCTCACTTTGTCCCCTGCCTGCAAGCTTGGACCCCGGGGGCACCCCTGGCTGTGTGGATTTCAGAAATGTGGCATCTTTGCAGAGCCTGTCCCTGGAGGACTGTGGGCTGGAGGCACTACAAGACTGCTCGTTTCAGGGCACCGCTCTCACCCACTTAGACCTGTCTGGAAACTGGGGGGTTCTGAATGGAAGCATTGCCCCTCTCTGGGATGTTGCCCCCACATTACAGGTCCTGTCTCTCAGGAACGTGGGCCTCACTTCCAGCTTCACAGAGTTGGACTTCTCTGCGTTTGAGAATCTGAGGAGCTTGGACCTGTCAGGAAATGCCTTGACCAGTTTCCCAAGGTTCGGGGGCAGCCTGGCCCTGCAGACCCTGGATCTCCGCAGAAACTTGCTCACGGCCCTTCCTCAGAGGGCGGTGTCTGAGCAGCTCGCAGGAAGCCTGCGGACCATCTACCTCAGTCAGAATCCATATGACTGCTGTGGGGTGGAGGACTGGGGGGCCCTGCAGCGCCTGCACATTGTTGCCGACTTGGCCATGGTCACTTGCAACCTCTCCTCCAAGGTCATTCGCCTGACGGAGCTGCCCGCAGGCGTTCCTCAGGTTTGTAAGTGGGAGCGGGTGGACATGGGCCTGCTGTACCTCGTGCTTATCCTTCCCAGCTGCCTCACCCTGCTGGTGGCCTGCACCATCACCTTCCTCACGTTCAGGAAGCCTCTGCTGCAGGTCATCAAGAGCCGCTGCCACTGGTCCTCCATATACTGA